A window of the Lolium perenne isolate Kyuss_39 chromosome 7, Kyuss_2.0, whole genome shotgun sequence genome harbors these coding sequences:
- the LOC127312629 gene encoding polcalcin Phl p 7, whose amino-acid sequence MADDMERIFKRFDTNGDGKISLSELTDALRTLGSTSADEVQRMMAEIDTDGDGFIDFSEFISFCNANPGLMKDVAKVF is encoded by the coding sequence ATGGCGGACGACATGGAGAGGATCTTCAAGAGGTTCGACACCAACGGCGACGGCAAGATCTCCCTGTCGGAGCTCACGGACGCGCTGCGGACGCTGGGGTCCACGTCCGCGGACGAGGTGCAGCGCATGATGGCCGAGATCGACACCGACGGCGACGGCTTCATCGACTTCAGCGAGTTCATCTCCTTCTGCAACGCCAACCCGGGACTCATGAAGGACGTCGCCAAGGTCTTCTGA